The genome window ATTTAACGCAATATCGTTCCCTTCCAAAATTTACTCTTCGAAGGATAGCAAATGTTGATTTCGAAAAAGACAAAAAGAAAGCAATTAGTGATCTTAAAATTGCTTTAAAAAGCACTAAGAAACGTTTCGGGGAAGATTACCTGGAAAAACTCGAATCGAGAATTGGGGATATGAAGAGTGAGATTATTATTGCGGTTGAGAATGTTAGAAATTAAAATCAAGAATTCCTCTCAAAAAATGCGTATTCCCTTCCACTTGATGTAGTGTATTTGCCTTGGTTATGTTTCATATCTAAAGAACATGAATTAAAACTCATAAATTAGATATAAAATATAACTATAGGAGCTTTTTATTATGTTTTGTATCTTAAAAGTGATTTAATAACTCATTATACAGATATAAAACATAATTACCATTCTGAATGGTATGGGAACACGAATGAAAAATATCTCAACAAAATCGAGTACACTGCTACGGTATTTGGCAAAGAACAAGATACGTTGCTTTGAAGTATCCGATGCGAAACAGGCACTTCCCGAATCATCGGATAACACGTTGATCAAGTTGCTTTCCGATATGGTACAGCGGGGATTGTTAATGAGGATTAAAAATGGAGTGTATTGCGTCATCCCCTATGAGGAAGATCCGGAACAATATATGCCCGAGTGGCATCTGCTGCCTGAATATTTAATATCCGGGGGTGAGTATTACATTGGATATTATTCCGCGATGGAAATCCATAACCTGATTACCCAGCCTTCATTAAAAGAACAAGTGGTCGTCTCGAAACAGGTGAAGCCGAGCATCCAAAACGTAAAAGATGTGACGTTTCAGTTTATCTATCACAACGAAAAGCATTTCTTTGGCAAGAAAAAGATGTGGATAAATTCCTACGATAAAGTTTGGTGCTCTGACCTTGAGAAGACCCTGATCGACTGCTTGTACAAACCGGATTATGCCGGTGGCATTGTAGAAGTGGCTCGCGGCCTGTATAGATCAAAAGACAACATCGATTATGAAAAACTGCTGGAGTACGTCATTACATTTGATACGCAGGTTGTGATCAAACGCCTGGGCTTTTTATTGGAATTGTTTGAAATAGACACCGACATTATTCCAAAGCTACAGGAGCTGAAAACGGCTTCCTATACTGTTTTAGATACCGAACTTCCCAAGACCGGAAAAATGCACAGCCGCTGGAGTATTCGTCAGAACCTGGATACCGAAACCATTACATCCGCTATAACCACATGATTGTACCTGCAGAAATTCAACAACAGGCCCGTGAGGTCGGAGTACGTGATACGCAAATGGAAAAGGATTACATCTTGTCCTGGATTTTGCAGGGAGTAGCTCATCACGAGCATCTGCGGACTGCTTTGGTGTTCAAAGGAGGGACTGTTTTAAAGAAGTTTTATTTTGAGGACTACCGCTTTTCTGAAGATCTGGATTTTACACTGAATAATTCTGAGGTGACCAATGAGCAAATATTTGAGGGGTTTCACGAGGTATTTGAATACATAAAAGAGGAAGCCAATATTCCATTGGAGCTTATTGATGACAATGAACATGAGGATGGCGGCATCAATTTCTACATCAGCTATACGGGGCCGCTCGGCGGAAAGGGAAAGCAAAAAAGTGTGAAGGTAGATATATCGAGAAGTGAGCTTATCTGTTTTGATCCCGTTACCAAACCGGCCATTGGGCTTTACAGCGATCAGGATGAATTCGAGCTGCTGTGTTATCCACTAAAAGAGATATTAATCGAAAAGATGAGATCGGTGATGCAGCGCATGCAGCCCCGCGACTTTTACGACATTTGGTACTTATTGGAAATTGAACAGATGGATCTGGAATTTTTATTGCCTGAATTTTCGCAGAAGTGCGAGCACAAAGGTCTCCATTCTGCCGATTTTGAAGATGCTTTACAAAAACGCCTCCCACTCTACCAGGCCCGCTGGACTGGCTCAATCAGTGATCAAATTCAGGAACTACCCGAGTTTGAACAGGTGGAAAGAGAAGTTCAACGCCATTTTAGAAATATTGAGTTTTAGGCGAAGGTGACGACCAAGATCACGACTAAGATGGCGACCAAGTTTACGACCAAGATAGTGACCAAGCTACTGACCAAGGTAGTGACCAAGCTGCTGTCCAAGAGTTGCAGGTGTTTGAACTCTGTAAACTGCTACACTCCCGAAAGGAGATCTTAGAATGCATTGGTTCAGGGTTTCAAACATTCCTCTCCAAAAAATGCGTATTCCCTTCCACCCGATGTAGCGTATTCGCCCTGGTAATACACTTTGGCCCAAACCGGTTTTTGATCTTATCCACAGCTTTTGTCCTGGCTACTTTATCCTCATCATCCTGGAAGAATACATTCAGTTGATTGGTCTTGTCGATCTTATGCGTTCCAAGACCGATGTTTCGAATTTCCATGCCGTGCTGGCTTGCTTTCTCAATGGCCGGAGATACTTTCTCCATCAGTGCAGCGTACACGTAGTCATCAATATTCGTATGAGCCTCGGTACCAAACCGAAATCCTACTCCCGGTTTGTCTGGTTCGTTGAATCCAAACATCCCTGAATAGGAGTTGGCCCGGATGCCGTAGGCTCTCATCCGGTAGCAGATCTGCTGGACGGCAATGGCGTATTCTCCTTTGATCCGTTCAACATCCGTAGAACCTTCCGAAAAGGTGTGGCCATAGCTAACCCCTTGTTTGGGTTTGTAGTCCTCGGAGATCTCTTCCAGTACACGTCCCTGGTCTTTGCCGGTAATGGTTTGATAGAGCATCTTTCCGAAGTTGGCACCAAACAGGCGGGTGAAGGTATGAATGTTGCCACGCTCCGCAACATCTCCAATGGTTTTGTACCCTTCGGCCAGGATATGTTCATGTCGTCGTCGGCCCACGCCCCAAACCTCGTCCAGATCCAGCGGCCAGATTTGGGTTCGTTCATCATCATCGGTCAAGATCAATGTTCGTCCCTTCGGTTTATTCAAACTGCTGGATAGCTTGGCGTAGGTCTTGGAACGGGCAATCCCCACAGCCCCGACCAGGTTCGTCACTTCGTAAATTCGCTCCTGAAGCCGCCGGGCAAACTCATCAATCTCTTTTCGGGATCTGTCTTTCAGGAAATCGACCTCCATAAAGTATTCATCCATGCTGTAGCGCTCTACCACCGGCGCGAACTCCTTGAAGATGAAATGAACCTGCTTGGAGATGGCGGTGTATGCGTCATAATCCACCTGAAGCATGCAGACGTGCGGACAGAGCTGCCACGCTTCATAGGCACTCATTCCGGTCTTGATGCCAAAGCTTCGGGCTTCGTAGCTGGCCGTGGCTACAATGCCTTTCACCTGCCCGTTCTCTTTTCTCCATCCACCGATAATCAGCGGCAGTCCGTACAGACTCTTACGAAGCTGTTCGACCTGTGCGTAGAAACATGCGAAATCAAAGTGAAGATACAGACGCTCTTTTCGGGATTTGTGTTGGTGCTCCGGGTAGATGGTATTGTAGAGCGTAATCCGGTGGACATCGTGCTCAGGTTGGTAGCTGTGGTTCTTGTTTTTCTTCATAAATATTCTCGAAACCTATTGATATGTGTAATATATGTGTGTAGGTTGCTTTGACCAAAAAGATTTACGGTCATGAATGAATTTCCTCTTGTAGAAATGCTGGCTCTATTTACCCGCTATGAGGCCAACCCGGATGCCGACTGGCGGTTGCCCTATCGAAGGGATCTGCTGCGCGTGCGCTCCTGCCACAGCAAAGAGCAGGGAGGCGTTCGTAAATCCTTCTACACCATTGATACCAAACAGGGAGAGAGGTTCGATCTGGTCTTTAATGAACAGGAACTGCTGTGGTCACTGAATAAAGCCAATGGCTATGAGGACAAAGCCATCGACCGTGTACTGGCACTTGTGGACCGGCATAAGCACAAGCCGTCCAGGGCACACCGCGTCATTCCCTACCGGTTTGAACTGCTGCCGGAAGAGCTGGCCAAGAAAACCTATGACGGCACTGAAAAACCGTTGATACGCAGAATGCAGCCGTACCGGTTCCGATCTGGAAAGATACCTTCCACACAAGTATTTGGAATTCCAACGATTCACATGGAAAACACGATGATTACCAAAGAGCTAAACTATGTGGTGGAAACCGATCAGCACCGGTTTTTTCACCTGGTCTACATCCTGGATGAGATGGACTGGCGGTTTATGCAGGAGGTGGATGAGGAGTTCTTCTTTGTTCGCTAACCAAACAGATCTGCTTTCTGAGTGAGGCTTTGTCATTATTCCTCACATTGCCGACAGCTTTGCTCACAATATACTCATCGATTGCATCATCGGGATACGGACGCAGGAAATCCGTAAGATAGTCCGGGTCTTGATTGTCCGGATTCAGCCAGTCATCGAATTCCGATGGGTGCAGGATTACCGGCATACGATCATGGATGTCTTCCATCACTTTATTCGGCTTGGTCGTAATGATCGAGTAGGATTTGTTCGAGGCTTTATCTTCCGGGGCTAAATCGGAAAATATTCCGGCAAATCCCATGAACTTCTCTTTCGTAGGATAGATATAGTGAGGGGTCTTGTTTCCTTTCTTCCCAGCCCACTCGTAGAACCCACTGGCCGGAACGATGCACCGGCTTTTGATAAAAGGCTTTTTCCACATGGGCTTCTCTAATAAAGAGTCATCTCGTGTATTGATCGGCAGGAAAGGCTTCTTCCCCGGTTTCGGCTTCCACCCCATAAATCCCCAGTGCATGGTATCCAGGATTCGCTTTCCGTTCTCATCGACAAACGCCACCGGCATTTCGTGAGTGGGAGCAACATTATAGTTGCCGTAGGGTTCATCCTGTTCACTTGTTATGGCACCGCTGTCAACGGCATTTAAGAACTCTTCGATTTCCTGTGCTTTTCTGTAGGTAAGTAGTGTATCGCCGACACATAGGTTTTACTTTTTTATTGAGTCTAATAATTGAGATATATGTGAAAAAAAAAACAAACGTTTAAGGGCTGCGGTTCAAATCTTTACACTGTTTATTTTTAAATGCCTCCAAAAATTATCGCCATTGCTTCTATCGTTTTCATTTGGCTCATAGTTCAAAACATATTGGACTTCAAAATTTTTGGAATCTCTATCATTTACTGCAATGCAGGAATCTAAATCAAAGTATGCAATGGCTGATGTCAACAGTGTCATACCACGATCAATAATTTCTTGACGGTTAATGCCTTTTGAAGATGTAAAGACGTAGCCAAAATTAGGCTTTGAATCAGATAGCATAATACCATAAGCTGTATTTTTATCATTTGATTCATTTTTGTTTTTATCAATAATATTGTTGAATTGTGTCCCAAATTGAACTCTTTCATTTAAATTTAACGCCACAAATTTCTTGCTGCATTAACATATAATTATCGCGTGCATCTTCAGGATCAAATGCTTGAAGTGTATCTTTCTGAGCCCTGATCTATAATTTGGTAATCTTTCAGTGAGCGAATTAATCACATTTTCAGTTAGCTCCATATTTGCTTCATTCTCCTTTTTCCAGTCAATAAATTCTATCCACTTTGATGGTACGACAGTTAAATCGTCGATTGAGGCGACATCACTAAAGGATTGATTATGAGAAATATAATGTTGAAAAAATTTTCGCTCGTATCCGATATAGTTTCTCGTATTTTCGTACAAAGAGCTTCTCGATTCTAAGTAATTTTTTAAATCTGTGAATGTTCTTAATTCTGAAACCAAGTTTAAAAAGTCATTTACTGAAAAATATAGAATAGGAATTCCATCTTGAGCATTTGGAAGTTTTTCTGAAATTAAAAAGTGATCGTTAAATAGTTCTGCAATGACTATTACATATTTTATTTCTATTGATTTTGGATCAAAATTTACTTTACCTCTTATGTCATGGTCACACCAGAACTTTTCATTTGCAATAGTTTTTAAAGCACCTTTAGCTTGTTTTACAGCTTTTTTACTACTCTTTTTAACCCAGCTTTTTAGTTTTTTTCCAGATTTAGAATCCGGATCTTCTTGAGCTTTCATTGAAATAAGAATTGCTTCTTCTTTCATAATGATCAAATGATCACATACTTCTTTCTCAATACCCTTTTTTAAATATTTCGGGCTATGATAAACACACTCACGACTTAACGGTAACGATGAAAATTGTGCTACAAATTTTTCAGCCCAATCAGTTCTTGACATTTTTCTCTATTGTGTATTAATGTAAAGGATTACGGTCAGCGGTTGTGCCGCCGGGTGATCAATGTTGAAGTAAGAAAAAAACCTAAACCGGTCTGCACGAAAGTCGTTAACTTCCATTGCGAGTTTTCCCCACTGGTTATTCAGTTTCCCCGGATCTTCGATTTTTTCAACTCTCAGTCCAGCCTTTTAATAATTTTCTCACGTATACCGAAGCAATTTTGTTTTTGTTGATGCCGTTTAGAATTCTTTCTTCATCATCAGTAACTAAATTCTTCCCTTGGCCGCTTTTGCAATTCTCCAATCAAGTGGAGGGTATAGTCCCCTTTCAAAACGGACAGGATGCAAATAGAGGTTTTGATTCCAGCACCCCATGAGTCAATTATATCCAACAGTCTTTGATTTCTTTACAGTTATTTCTGAGGATCTGGAAGAATTTCCAACTGTGTCAACCACGATGATGTCCGAGATTGGAATGGGAGGTGTGCGTTTTTTTGCAGACTCTATACTTTTGTACTCTTCCATCTTTACCAATATATCTTTCGACAAGCTATCGATTTCAATTGAGTACCGCTTATCGATATCCCAGATGCTTCGTTTGTAAGGTTGATTACGGTCATTGATGGCAGTTAACATATAATGCTACGACAAATAGGTTGTTGCTTCGTGTGTTGCAGAATTTATTATTCATATTATTGGCAAATGTAGAGTCTTTCAAGGCAAGTCACACCAAATTGTATATTTGAAGGAATTGTCGTGTAATATCAAAAATGATCTATAAGGAATTTGGATTTTTTGGTTCATGCATATGAGAACACGAATATGTAGAACCGATAAGTGTTTGATAACACAATGAGTCTTTCCAGGCGTCGTGATGGATAATCACAACCCTCGATTATTTTAAAGCAATTTCTCTTTGAAAGTCACTGACTGGTTAACAAATCAAATAAAAAATTTATTTGAGGCGGTTTGAACCGGAACGAATCCCTGGGACTGTCGGCTGAAATTTCAATATCGAAATTCTGCACATCTTCGAATAGAAAGTAACTTTTCAAACTAAGACCAACAGAACATGAAACTCGTAATTACGACAGAAGATGAATTGAAAGCACTGATCAAAGAAGCCACAGGTGAAATTTTAAAAGATGTATTACCTGGCATCATCCGTAAGGCATCAATGAAAGAGTGGTTAACAACGGATGACGTGATGGAATACCTTCGGTGCAGCAGGCGCCACGTTCAACATCTAAGAGATTCAAACCAGATTACATTTACTCAAAATGGTCGCACAATACGATATCATATAGATGATGTGCTCGAATATTTGAATAGAGGAAAAGTGCCAAAAAGAGATTGCTGAGTTGGGTCCCTGATATTCTTGAGTATATTTGGGCTGATTAATTTTGTACCCAATGAGTACCCAAATCTTAAAATTCTCAAATATATTAGCAGAAAAAGAAAACCCCTGTAAGATCATAAATCAATGCCTCACAGGGGTTTAAGTATGTGTGGGACCGGGCGGAATCGAACCGCCGACACACGGATTTTCAGTCCGTTGCTCTACCGACTGAGCTACAGTCCCTCACAGAGCCATCAAATATAAGGGCTTTAAAAACCGAACACAATCTGTTTTGAGTGAAAAGTGAAAAGGCAAAAGTGAAAAGAAGCGTTTGAGAGAATTTATAATGTGTAGCGATATAATATCTATTTGTCTGCACCGATCTTATGTAAACTTACTTACTTTTGCCTTTTCACTTTTCACTTCTGCCTTTAATATGAATATCCTTCAAACGCATCTGGATCGTTCGGCGGCCGTTCCAGTGGTTCTCTTCAAGGACGTAGGCGATGTCGATTTTGTCCCGGTCACAATTTCGCAACTTGGGTTCAAATGCGTGCATA of Balneolaceae bacterium contains these proteins:
- a CDS encoding SOS response-associated peptidase gives rise to the protein MEEFLNAVDSGAITSEQDEPYGNYNVAPTHEMPVAFVDENGKRILDTMHWGFMGWKPKPGKKPFLPINTRDDSLLEKPMWKKPFIKSRCIVPASGFYEWAGKKGNKTPHYIYPTKEKFMGFAGIFSDLAPEDKASNKSYSIITTKPNKVMEDIHDRMPVILHPSEFDDWLNPDNQDPDYLTDFLRPYPDDAIDEYIVSKAVGNVRNNDKASLRKQICLVSEQRRTPHPPPA
- a CDS encoding helix-turn-helix domain-containing protein; its protein translation is MKLVITTEDELKALIKEATGEILKDVLPGIIRKASMKEWLTTDDVMEYLRCSRRHVQHLRDSNQITFTQNGRTIRYHIDDVLEYLNRGKVPKRDC
- a CDS encoding DNA polymerase IV — encoded protein: MKKNKNHSYQPEHDVHRITLYNTIYPEHQHKSRKERLYLHFDFACFYAQVEQLRKSLYGLPLIIGGWRKENGQVKGIVATASYEARSFGIKTGMSAYEAWQLCPHVCMLQVDYDAYTAISKQVHFIFKEFAPVVERYSMDEYFMEVDFLKDRSRKEIDEFARRLQERIYEVTNLVGAVGIARSKTYAKLSSSLNKPKGRTLILTDDDERTQIWPLDLDEVWGVGRRRHEHILAEGYKTIGDVAERGNIHTFTRLFGANFGKMLYQTITGKDQGRVLEEISEDYKPKQGVSYGHTFSEGSTDVERIKGEYAIAVQQICYRMRAYGIRANSYSGMFGFNEPDKPGVGFRFGTEAHTNIDDYVYAALMEKVSPAIEKASQHGMEIRNIGLGTHKIDKTNQLNVFFQDDEDKVARTKAVDKIKNRFGPKCITRANTLHRVEGNTHFLERNV
- a CDS encoding nucleotidyl transferase AbiEii/AbiGii toxin family protein, which encodes MIVPAEIQQQAREVGVRDTQMEKDYILSWILQGVAHHEHLRTALVFKGGTVLKKFYFEDYRFSEDLDFTLNNSEVTNEQIFEGFHEVFEYIKEEANIPLELIDDNEHEDGGINFYISYTGPLGGKGKQKSVKVDISRSELICFDPVTKPAIGLYSDQDEFELLCYPLKEILIEKMRSVMQRMQPRDFYDIWYLLEIEQMDLEFLLPEFSQKCEHKGLHSADFEDALQKRLPLYQARWTGSISDQIQELPEFEQVEREVQRHFRNIEF